The Branchiostoma floridae strain S238N-H82 chromosome 17, Bfl_VNyyK, whole genome shotgun sequence genome has a window encoding:
- the LOC118404180 gene encoding gastrula zinc finger protein XlCGF57.1-like gives MAERKNHLHTKDKITHHLAVNKTSNTSKTSNSKSGDQPLSQGQNVAKHASGKLYTCDECGYRSANKSHFLVHMRKHTGEKKASGKLYLCEECGYRSAKKSHLLVHIRKHHPAGNKTSNNEDRQSNQGQQEGKQASGKLYRCKECGYKSGKKSHFLVHMRKHTAGNKTVNNGKQQSNQNKPVAKHASVYRCEECGYRSAKKPQFLAHIRKHTAGNKTSNNGKQQSNQGEHVAKHASNKIYICEECGYWTAKRSHFLTHMRLKHSPGNKTSNNGKQQSNQNVAKRTRGTLYTCEECGYWTTKKSHFSVHVRKHSDQNKTSNNGEQQSNQGQLVAKYASNKIYTCDVCGYWSAKNCHFLVHMRKHTGERPFLCELCGYPARQRSELETHVMAKHTDVKPFICGECGYRTAIRCNLYRHLKTHTGEKPYKCDQCDYCSADKSKLDQHKMFKHSGDYKKPFVCGECGYRAALKHQLTNHMVTHTNEKPYKCDQCDYAAARKDNLDRHVQIKHSGEKPYKCGECGYETAVKGSLTVHMRIHTGDKPFKCAQCNYSASRQRDLIQHVRIKHEGVKPFMCDECGHRTAYRGQLTKHIKKAHGRETLET, from the coding sequence ATGGCCGAGCGAAAGAATCACCTTCATACCAAAGACAAGATCACCCATCATCTAGCTGTGAATAAGACCAGCAAcacaagcaaaacaagcaacagTAAAAGTGGGGACCAGCCATTAAGCCAgggccagaatgtggccaaacaCGCCAGTGGTAAACTCTACACGTGTGACGAGTGTGGTTACAGGTCTGCAAACAAGTCCCACTTCCTGGTTCATATGAGgaaacacaccggcgagaaaaAGGCCAGTGGCAAACTGTActtgtgtgaggagtgcgggtacaggagtGCAAAAAAGTCCCACTTATTGGTACATATAAGAAAACATCATCCAGCTGGAAACAAGACAAGCAACAACGAGGATCGACAATCTAACCAGGGCCAGCAGGAGGGAAAGCAAGCCAGTGGTAAACTCTACAGATGTAAAGAGTGCGGGTACAAGTCTGGAAAAAAGTCTCACTTCCttgtacatatgagaaaacatacagctgGAAACAAGACAGTCAACAACGGGAAACAACAATCTAACCAGAACAAGCCAGTGGCAAAACACGCCAGTgtttacagatgtgaggagtgcggatacaggtcTGCAAAAAAGCCCCAGTTCCTGGCACATATAAGAAAGCATACAGCTGGAAACAAGACAAGCAACAACGGGAAGCAACAGTCTAACCAGGGCGAGCATGTGGCAAAACACGCCAGTAATAAAATCTACATATGTGAGGAATGTGGGTACTGGACGGCAAAAAGGTCCCACTTTCTGACACATATGAGATTAAAACATTCACCCGGGAACAAGACAAGCAACAACGGGAAGCAACAGTCAAACCAGAATGTGGCTAAGCGCACCAGAGGTACACTCTACACATGTGAGGAATGCGGATACTGGACTACAAAAAAGTCCCACTTCTCGGTTCATGTGAGAAAACATTCTGATCAGAACAAGACAAGCAACAACGGGGAACAACAGTCTAACCAGGGCCAGCTCGTGGCAAAATACGCCAGTAATAAAATCTACACCTGTGACGTGTGCGGATACTGGTCTGCAAAAAATTGCCACTTTCTGGTtcatatgagaaaacacaccggcgagAGACCTTTCTTGTGTGAGCTGTGCGGCTATCCTGCCAGACAGAGAAGTGAGTTAGAAACGCACGTCATGGCAAAACACACCGATGTTAAACCCTTCATTTGcggggagtgcggatacaggacggctataAGGTGCAACCTGTATCGACACCTGAAAAcccacacaggcgagaaaccttacaaatgcgaccagtgtgattattgtTCCGCAGATAAAAGCAAACTAGACCAACACAAAATGTTTAAACACAGCGGCGATTACAAGAAGCCCTTCGTATGCGGAGAGTGCGGCTACAGAGCTGCTCTTAAGCACCAGTTAACTAATCATATGGTCACCCACACTAacgaaaaaccgtacaagtgtgaccagtgcgattatGCCGCAGCACGGAAAGACAATCTAGACAGACACgtgcaaataaaacacagtggcgagaaaccctacaagtgcgggGAGTGCGGGTACGAAACGGCTGTCAAGGGTAGCCTAACTGTACACATGAGAATTCATACCGGCGACAAACCCTTCAAATGTGCCCAGTGTAATTATTCTGCATCACGGCAAAGGGATTTGATCCAACACGTTAGGATAAAACACGAGGGTgtaaaacccttcatgtgtgacGAGTGTGGACACAGGACTGCTTACAGGGGTCAGCTAACCAAACATATCAAGAAAGCACACGGGAGAGAAACCTTAGAAACATGA
- the LOC118404331 gene encoding zinc finger protein 578-like — MGEQRTETGWQQDVVSEDSCGIDCIQPEEGVSSHLHAQVRTEKMEMDNIRELTTDTERPQGQSEESCGVNCIQSEEGVSSHGHAKVCTEQIKMDNMGELTTDIGQQQDVLSEESCGTYCTQSEEGDSSHLHAQVRTEQMEMDDIRELPTDTERPQGLSEETFGVNCAETDEEVLPQTAVQSHTVQWARKRNLDQHVIVKHTGEKPYMRGQCGYKTAIRSHLSRHLNTHPGEKQYKCDQCDYSAVEKGNGI, encoded by the exons ATGGGGGAGCAGAGAACAGAAACAGGATGGCAGCAGGACGTTGTAAGCGAGGACAGTTGCGGGATAGATTGTATCCAGCCTGAGGAGGGAGTCTCATCTCATCTACATGCACAGGTCCgtacagaaaaaatggaaatggATAACATAAGGGAGCTGACAACAGACACGGAACGGCCACAGGGTCAAAGCGAGGAAAGTTGCGGGGTAAACTGTATCCAGTCTGAGGAGGGAGTCTCATCACATGGACATGCAAAGGTCTGTACGGAACAGATAAAAATGGACAACATGGGGGAGCTGACAACAGACATAGGACAGCAGCAGGACGTTCTAAGCGAGGAAAGTTGCGGGACATATTGTACCCAGTCTGAGGAGGGAGACTCATCTCATCTACATGCACAGGTCCGTACAGAACAAATGGAAATGGATGACATAAGGGAGCTGCCAACAGACACGGAACGGCCACAGGGTCTAAGCGAGGAAACGTTCGGTGTAAACTGTGCCGAAACTGACGAAGAAGTCTTACCACAGACAGCTGTACAGAGCCATACAGTACAGTGGG cacgcaAACGCAACTTAGACCAACACGTCAtagtaaaacacaccggtgagaaaccctacatgcgTGGCCAGTGCGGATACAAGACAGCTATTAGGTCCCACTTATCCCGGCACTTAAACACACATCCAGGCGAAAAAcagtacaagtgtgaccagtgtgattattctgccgTCGAAAAAGG AAATGGTATTTAG
- the LOC118404332 gene encoding zinc finger protein OZF-like yields the protein MLFQGKYSEDQETHSGTSYSVNKTNNIEEQTADKGWQQDLEKHTSNDQTLNCTGSDEEVLLQTGVQSHTLQEGSHVAKHTYICWKCGYRAEQRDHIFKHMRTHTDEPFKCDQCDYSAALKSHLDEHIIVKHTFEKPYMCGECGYRVALKYQLSQHMKTHAGEKPYKCDQCDYAGARKDKLDKHVMVKYTAEKPYMCGECGYRTAVKCQLSRHMRTHTGEKPYKCDQCDYSAIQKGHLDNHVVRKHTSEKPYMCGECGFRTAVRYQLSQHMRTHTGKKPYKCDQCDYSAVQKGHLDEHFLRKHTNEKPFVCVECGYRTALSSSLSLHKRTHTGEKPYKCSQCDYSATQKCNLDQHVLAKHTDEHEKHYACEDCGYRAANRWNLAQHKKKHTGEKPYKCDQCDYSTVRKDQLNQHSIKHTGEKPYMCWECGYRTTHPSNLSKHMRTHTGEKPYKCDQCDYSAAQKCHLDLHVITKHTGEKPYMCGECGYKTADTTSLTIHKRTHTGEKPYKCDQCGYTAAQKGSVDRHVMMKHTGEKPYACGECGYRTAVKSHLSRHTNKHRTKPSSASTVCVT from the coding sequence ATGCTTTTCCAAGGAAAGTACAGTGAGGACCAGGAAACGCACAGTGGCACTAGTTATTCTGTAAACAAGACCAACAATATTGAGGAGCAGACAGCAGACAAAGGATGGCAGCAGGACTTGGAAAAGCACACTTCAAACGATCAAACGTTAAACTGTACTGGGTCTGACGAAGAAGTCTTGCTACAGACAGGTGTACAGAGCCATACTCTACAGGAGGGCAGCCATGTGGCAAAACATACCTACATTTGTTGGAAGTGCGGTTACAGAGCAGAGCAAAGGGATCACATTTttaaacatatgagaacacatactgATGAACccttcaaatgtgaccagtgcgactattctgctgcactgaaATCCCACTTAGATGAACACATCATCGTAAAACACACCtttgagaagccctacatgtgtggagagtgtgggtacagggtgGCTCTTAAGTATCAACTATCCCAGCACATGAAAACACAcgcaggtgagaaaccctacaaatgtgaccagtgtgactatgctggTGCACGGAAAGATAAATTAGACAAACACGTCATGGTAAAATACACTgctgagaaaccctacatgtgtggagagtgcgggtacaggacggctgtaAAATGTCAACTGTCCCggcacatgagaacccacacaggtgagaaaccctacaaatgtgaccagtgtgactattctgctataCAGAAAGGTCATTTAGACAATCATGTCGTAAGAAAACACAccagtgagaaaccctacatgtgtggggagtgtggattcAGGACAGCTGTAAGATATCAACTGTCTCagcacatgagaacccacacaggcaagaaaccctacaaatgtgaccagtgcgactattctgctgtgCAAAAAGGTCATTTAGACGAGCACTTCTTAAGAAAACACACCAATGAAAAGCCCTTCGTTTGTGTTGAATGCGGATACAGAACAGCATTAAGTTCTTCCTTATCCCTACATaagagaacacacacaggtgagaaaccgtacaaatgtagccagtgtgactattctgccacACAGAAATGCAATTTAGACCAACATGTTCTTGCAAAACATACAGATGAGCATGAAAAACATTATGCCTGTGAGGACTGTGGATACAGGGCTGCTAATAGATGGAACTTAGCCCAACACAAGAAAAagcacaccggcgagaaaccttacaaatgtgaccagtgtgactattctactgtgAGAAAAGATCAGTTAAACCAGCATAGTatcaaacacactggtgagaaaccctacatgtgttgggagtgtgggtacaggacgactCATCCCTCtaacttatccaaacatatgagaacacacacaggggagaaaccttataaatgtgaccagtgcgactattctgcagcacagaagtGTCATCTAGATCTGCACGTCATCactaaacacactggtgagaaaccctacatgtgcggggagtgcggATACAAAACGGCTGATACGACTAGCCTAACCATACATAAAAGAacacatactggtgagaaaccctacaaatgtgaccagtgtggtTATACTGCTGCTCAAAAAGGCAGTGTCGACCGACATGTTATGATgaaacataccggtgagaaaccctacgcgtgtggggagtgtggatacaggacggctgttAAGTCCCACCTATCCCGACATACGAATAAACATAGAACTAAACCTAGTAGTGCTAGTACTGTATGTGTGACATGA
- the LOC118404333 gene encoding tudor domain-containing protein 7B-like, producing the protein MRVTSPELRKIYYSCFSQDQCWYRAKIIALLEDDKVTVRYIDLGYSETVEKSSLRSLQSNPQLACLPPQALRCRLAGLPPEGGEWTQVGTSFLSCLCKEGEEDIICTIQPVQETAEDGVLIVDMVLSSGDQVYQVNTYLQEQPHLFSPVLPGVKSDKLNNNLSKSRAGSTHSSVASASQSGHPSRSVSPCSSVSSGSVFVSPCTSPVTICTSPKPGVESTQNSAVCSDSPAMGDSSLADKISQLNIVENLPPSEDGHPSNQSSPRVPTLNLPGKGRMLNVFIEDVIGPDHFVLRPFDSMELVDKLETDMDDFYESNVFPAEEFVPKAGALYAAFVDDTDTWQRVCVKDIAQNGDVSVWGLDKGGYHVVSLSNLRPLDGQFCVMPAQAMMGQLGGVVPAKTDKWSTSAEELFRELVQKKAFVGLLLSSPRCAGRKGHFRQVSLNLRLIDTSNPDRDVLIEDILVSKGHARIPSSE; encoded by the exons ATGAGAGTGACCAGTCCTGAACTGAGGAAAATCTACTACTCATGTTTCAGTCAG GACCAGTGCTGGTACAGGGCAAAGATCATCGCTCTGCTGGAAGACGACAAGGTGACAGTTCGCTACATCGACCTCGGGTACTCTGAAACAGTGGAGAAGAGCTCACTACGCAGTCTTCAGTCCAACCCTCAGCTGGCATGTCTTCCACCACAAGCCCTCAG gTGCCGTTTGGCCGGGCTGCCACCGGAGGGTGGAGAGTGGACCCAAGTGGGAACCAGTTTCCTGTCCTGCCTGTGTAAGGAAGGGGAGGAAGATATCATCTGTACAATCCAACCTGTGcaagaaacagctgaagacG GTGTGCTGATTGTTGACATGGTGCTGAGTAGCGGCGACCAGGTGTACCAGGTGAACACGTACCTTCAGGAGCAGCCCCACCTCTTCTCACCTGTCCTGCCAGGTGTGAAGTCCGACAAACTCAACAACAACCTGAGCAAGAGCCGGGCGGGATCCACCCACAGTTCTGTAGCGAGTGCTTCGCAGAGCGGTCACCCGTCCCGTAGTGTCAGCCCCTGTTCATCGGTTAGCTCCGgctctgtgtttgtgtcaccCTGTACCAGTCCTGTTACCATCTGTACCTCTCCGAAGCCAGGTGTAGAGTCTACTCAGAACTCGGCTGTTTGTTCAGATTCTCCTGCTATGGGGGACTCTTCGCTTGCTGACAAGATTAGCCAG CTTAACATTGTAGAAAACCTGCCACCCTCGGAAGATGGTCATCCTAGCAATCAGTCCTCTCCGCGAGTACCAACCCTCAACCTACCAGGCAAAGGCCGGATGTTGAACGTATTTATCGAGGACGTCATCGGACCAGACCACTTCGTACTGCGTCCTTTCGATAGCATGGAGCTTGTCGACAAGCTGGAAACAGACATGGACGATTTTTACGAAAGCAACGTCTTTCCCGCCGAAGAATTTGTCCCAAAGGCTGGGGCGTTGTACGCAGCATTTGTTGATGACACAGACACATGGCAGAGGGTTTGTGTGAAAGACATCGCTCAGAATGGCGACGTTTCTGTCTGGGGACTTGATAAGGGAGGCTATCACGTTGTGTCTCTGTCGAACTTGCGTCCGCTTGACGGTCAGTTTTGTGTGATGCCTGCTCAAGCGATGATGGGACAGCTGGGAGGGGTGGTGCCCGCGAAAACCGACAAGTGGTCGACGTCAGCGGAAGAACTTTTCCGCGAGCTTGTGCAGAAGAAAGCGTTTGTGGGGCTGCTTCTGTCGTCCCCTCGCTGTGCGGGAAGGAAGGGACACTTCCGACAGGTTTCCCTGAACCTGAGACTCATAGACACCTCCAACCCTGACAGGGACGTCCTCATAGAAGACATTCTAGTCAGCAAGGGTCACGCCAGAATCCCATCGTCGGAGTGA
- the LOC118404334 gene encoding tudor domain-containing protein 7A-like, with product MVKCYFLDFGDTDVLTVSSLRLLAPCFSTKPVQVLKVQLAGLQDFSTDPEVLSKLFDLVAGKNCFAEIEERGPVPVVTFYDTGTEEDINVNELCLSVVDARDLAPTIPGVGEKLEGCVQFVDSSGLIYFTSPGPGLDKLEQLMASADQQTSVTDTGVTTAELGKIYYSCFSQVMIASWRGKETERREERGFGKEGGSL from the exons ATG GTGAAGTGTTACTTCCTGGACTTTGGAGACACGGACGTCCTGACAGTGAGCAGCCTGCGTCTGTTAGCTCCCTGCTTCAGCACAAAGCCTGTACAGGTCCTCAAG GTCCAACTAGCCGGCTTACAGGACTTCTCTACAGACCCAGAAGTACTGTCTAAGCTCTTCGACCTCGTGGCTGGGAAAAACTGTTTTGCTGAGATCGAGGAAAG GGGTCCAGTTCCTGTAGTGACGTTTTACGACACGGGTACTGAAGAGGACATCAATGTGAACGAGTTGTGTCTGAGTGTGGTGGACGCTCGCGACCTGGCACCAACCATACCAGGG GTTGGAGAGAAGCTAGAAGGCTGCGTCCAGTTCGTAGACAGTTCTGGTCTGATCTACTTCACATCTCCCGGCCCTGGACTGGACAAACTGGAACAGCTGATGGCCAGCGCTGACCAGCAGACTAGCGTGACGGACACGGGAGTGACCACAGCTGAACTGGGGAAAATATACTACTCATGCTTTAGCCAGGTAATGATAGCGAGTTGGAGaggaaaagaaacagaaagGAGGGAAGAAAGAGGGTTTGGAAAGGAAGGGGGTTCATTGTGA
- the LOC118404336 gene encoding tudor domain-containing protein 7-like, with protein sequence MDEKRAKNVVAMLRAVLQSSKEGVLASRVQGEYRGITGEFLPYKQLGFHSLDAYMQSIPDVARIARNRDGEVVYHAVADASTLHIQRLKAGEKSNKRRKPSKGFKYNIQRRPTQTHHHSYKKPPSPYFQRFHPSPKTFGSRSSIPPSFLGRPPSLGWPITSSVRTYLPPQPIRSFVPINVSRPQPIRTSVTRPVPAAQPSKPAIGQTQVERKNSFEVPPRFQKQMDQAQNTVNNMLPSSATSAPSVNSTSPVSDQKPYKSVLNEYCQKHSYSPPHYVTTLDMQRGKENRFIGQVTVNGLVIWCPDSASCSSKKEAEHTAAKLALQHFGVVVQSNEEITKSPAEVTQNAPKKPQPSPAPPKALPRSKGEEELAKMIRQLFKNRPKGIWAARLPAEFKSKFKEDFPDYAKDKLKFWPDVVRTDSSNGPLMYFPVQEHAEETPVRAESPKPQQNLNGNHQPKPDSNEFLAKMMNKFQHTKTMSITIQGNGGVKEEEEDETEDLSSIKSVVNVVVRPAELPAVGTKLQVFVSHFESPDCFYVQCTDCAIDNIQKIMMELYKDEWIAPPSSYSPGTSCAAQYTLDNNWCRAVLMQPPEGAVCDGEDCYYVQYVDFGNSEFVGKKRIQRLVVRAVEHPAQALPCQLHMVRSNTTWSQAAKDR encoded by the exons ATGGACGAGAAACGGGCCAAGAATGTGGTGGCCATGCTCCGGGCCGTACTGCAGAGCTCTAAGGAGGGAGTGCTGGCCAGCAGAGTGCAAG GAGAATACCGGGGCATCACAGGAGAGTTCCTCCCATACAAGCAGCTGGGGTTCCACTCACTGGACGCTTACATGCAGAGTATTCCCGATGTGGCAAGGATAGCTAG AAACAGAGATGGTGAGGTTGTGTACCATGCAGTGGCTGATGCCAGCACCCTACACATACAGAGGCTCAAGGCAGGGGAGAAGTCCAACAAGAGGAGAAAACCAAGCAAAGGGTTTAAG TACAATATACAAAGGAGACCAACTCAAACCCACCACCACTCTTACAAGAAACCCCCCAGTCCCTATTTCCAACGGTTTCACCCGAGCCCCAAAACCTTCGGCAGCCGATCCTCAATCCCACCTTCCTTTCTTGGAAGGCCACCCTCTCTCGGCTGGCCAATCACATCCTCTGTTAGAACCTACCTCCCACCACAGCCAATCAGGTCCTTTGTTCCAATCAACGTCAGTAggcctcagccaatcaggactTCTGTCACAAGACCTGTCCCTGCAGCCCAACCAAGCAAGCCTGCCATTGGACAAACACAG GTAGAAAGGAAGAACAGTTTTGAGGTTCCGCCCAGGTTCCAGAAACAGATGGATCAGGCACAGAACACGGTTAACAACATGCTGCCATCTTCTGCTACAAGTGCACCCTCAGTCAACTCTACAA GTCCTGTTTCAGACCAGAAGCCTTATAAGTCAGTCCTGAATGAGTATTGCCAGAAACACTCCTACTCCCCGCCCCACTACGTCACCACTCTGGATATGCAGCGGGGCAAGGAAAACAGATTCATTGGTCAAGTCACCGTCAACGGCTTAGTCATCTG GTGCCCTGACTCTGCGAGTTGCAGCAGTAAAAAAGAGGCTGAGCACACCGCAGCAAAGTTGGCACTGCAACACTTTGGTGTCGTTGTGCAGTCAAACGAAG AGATCACAAAGTCACCAGCTGAGGTGACACAGAATGCCCCAAAGAAGCCCCAACCCTCTCCAGCCCCGCCCAAAGCTCTGCCCAGGTCCAAAGGGGAAGAGGAACTAGCAAAGATGATCAGACAG CTTTTCAAGAACCGCCCCAAGGGAATCTGGGCAGCCAGACTGCCAGCTGAGTTCAAGTCCAAGTTCAAAGAGGATTTCCCAGACTATGCCAAGGACAAACTCAAGTTCTGGCCGGATGTTGTGAGAACTGACAG TTCCAATGGTCCCCTCATGTACTTCCCAGTACAAGAGCATGCAGAGGAAACACCAGTGAGAGCAGAGAGCCCCAAACCACAGCAGAACCTAAACGGAAACCACCAGCCCAAACCTGATAGCAACGAGTTCTTAGCAAAGATGATGAACAAGTTTCAGCACACGAAGACCATGAGCATCACCATCCAGGGGAATGGCGGGGTAA aagaagaagaagaggacgAAACAGAGGACTTAAGTTCCATCAAGTCTGTAGTAAATGTGGTAGTCCGTCCAGCTGAATTGCCTGCTGTGGG GACGAAGCTACAAGTGTTTGTGTCCCACTTCGAGAGCCCCGACTGTTTTTACGTCCAATGCACAGACTGCGCCATTGACAATATTCAGAAAATCATGATGGAACTGTACAAG GATGAGTGGATAGCTCCTCCGTCCAGTTACAGCCCAGGTACCAGCTGTGCAGCTCAGTACACCCTCGACAACAACTGGTGTCGTGCAGTTCTCATGCAGCCGCCAGAGGGAGCTGTTTGTGATGGGGAAGATTGCTAT TATGTCCAGTATGTAGACTTCGGAAACAGTGAGTTTGTTGGGAAGAAGAGGATCCAGAGACTGGTAGTGAGAGCTGTGGAGCACCCCGCACAGGCACTCCCCTGTCAGCTACACATGGTACGGTCCAACACTACATGGAGCCAGGCTGCAAAAGACAGGTAA